A part of Aquibium oceanicum genomic DNA contains:
- a CDS encoding GGDEF domain-containing protein translates to MFKGRLDFSRRGRARVLLSTAIGTLICIAVSFAFDSYSFEEGWRWGDNPLNNLLIPLLLAPPLFFLLLSKLREMAIAHQELLEVSATDSLTSCFNRRAFTALVEGYLEKLEGREREGALLVIDVDHFKSVNDTFGHDRGDEALKLIAQGISSAVRQTDIVGRIGGEEFSVFLPSTPPGLMKLVAERIRLAVMELKFAPDGKQYGLSVSVGGAAFRFRTTFADLYGKADKRLYKAKRNGRNQVEFDLSLHERPSAAIAS, encoded by the coding sequence ATGTTCAAAGGCAGGCTGGATTTTTCGCGGCGGGGACGGGCGCGGGTTTTGCTTTCCACCGCGATCGGCACGCTGATCTGCATTGCGGTGTCGTTCGCCTTCGACAGCTACTCATTCGAAGAAGGCTGGCGCTGGGGCGACAACCCCCTCAACAATCTGCTCATCCCGCTCCTGCTTGCGCCGCCCCTGTTCTTCCTCCTCCTGAGCAAGTTGCGAGAGATGGCGATCGCGCATCAGGAACTTCTCGAAGTTTCGGCGACCGACAGCCTGACCTCATGCTTCAACCGCCGGGCGTTCACGGCACTCGTGGAAGGCTATCTCGAAAAGCTTGAAGGAAGGGAACGGGAGGGTGCGTTGCTCGTGATCGATGTCGACCACTTCAAGTCCGTCAACGATACGTTCGGGCATGATCGCGGCGACGAGGCGCTGAAGCTGATCGCGCAGGGCATCAGTAGCGCAGTGCGCCAGACCGACATCGTCGGCCGCATCGGCGGAGAGGAGTTTTCTGTCTTCTTGCCATCGACGCCGCCGGGACTGATGAAACTGGTGGCCGAACGCATCCGGCTCGCGGTGATGGAACTGAAATTCGCGCCCGACGGCAAGCAATATGGCCTGAGCGTCAGCGTCGGCGGCGCTGCTTTCCGCTTTAGGACAACCTTCGCCGACCTCTACGGGAAGGCAGACAAGCGTCTCTACAAGGCAAAGCGGAATGGCCGGAACCAGGTCGAGTTCGACCTGTCCCTTCACGAGAGGCCATCGGCCGCGATCGCGTCGTGA
- a CDS encoding ABC transporter substrate-binding protein, giving the protein MTITRRTILKGAAAAGSAALASPVFIRNAFAEDPIKLGTVFDISGIFDAYGKPIDMAVQLAVKQLNDGGGLLGRPIEHIGYDTQSNMALYTQYAQQLTRQVKVDVVHGGILSASREAIRQTLRRANTLYFYNIQYEGGVCDRNCFITGVTPAQTTEVQIPYTMEKWGKKVYILAADYNYGQLMARWIQKYFKDNGGETVAVDFFPLDVADFGSTITKIQTAAPDMVYSALVGGAHLSFYRQWAAAGMKSRIPLASTTLGVGSEHLVLTPEEGDGIVVCYNYSPELDTPANKAFTTAWGEMHGAETIPNIHELAVSNYQGIMLWAEAVKAANSVEHDSLITALDSGLSYEGPAGMVTIDPKTHHATLDVHLMEMRDQKLNVIKSFGAREPIDTQLVCDLVANPDDNQQYEIDI; this is encoded by the coding sequence ATGACCATTACCAGACGCACCATTCTCAAGGGCGCGGCGGCCGCCGGCTCAGCGGCACTCGCAAGCCCGGTCTTCATCCGCAACGCCTTCGCCGAGGATCCGATCAAGCTCGGCACCGTCTTCGACATATCCGGCATCTTCGACGCCTACGGCAAGCCAATCGACATGGCCGTGCAGCTCGCGGTGAAGCAGCTCAATGACGGCGGCGGTCTGCTCGGCCGGCCGATCGAGCACATCGGCTACGACACGCAGTCGAACATGGCGCTCTACACGCAATACGCCCAGCAGCTGACCCGCCAGGTCAAAGTCGACGTCGTGCACGGCGGCATTCTGTCGGCTTCGCGCGAAGCGATACGCCAGACGCTGCGCCGCGCCAACACGCTCTATTTCTACAACATCCAGTACGAGGGCGGCGTCTGCGACAGGAACTGTTTCATTACCGGTGTGACGCCGGCGCAGACCACCGAGGTGCAGATTCCCTACACGATGGAGAAGTGGGGCAAGAAGGTCTACATCCTCGCCGCCGACTACAACTACGGCCAGCTCATGGCCCGCTGGATCCAGAAATACTTCAAGGACAACGGCGGCGAGACCGTTGCGGTGGACTTCTTCCCGCTGGACGTGGCCGATTTCGGATCGACCATCACCAAGATCCAGACGGCCGCGCCCGACATGGTCTATTCGGCGCTCGTCGGCGGCGCGCACCTGTCCTTCTACCGCCAGTGGGCGGCAGCGGGCATGAAGTCGCGCATCCCGCTCGCCTCGACAACGCTCGGCGTCGGTTCCGAACACCTCGTGCTGACGCCCGAGGAAGGGGACGGCATCGTGGTCTGCTACAACTACTCGCCCGAGCTCGATACGCCTGCCAACAAGGCGTTCACAACTGCCTGGGGCGAGATGCACGGGGCCGAGACCATTCCCAACATCCACGAACTGGCCGTGTCCAACTATCAGGGCATCATGTTGTGGGCGGAGGCCGTCAAGGCGGCGAATTCGGTCGAGCATGACAGCCTGATCACGGCGCTGGACAGCGGGCTCTCCTACGAGGGACCGGCCGGCATGGTGACCATCGATCCGAAAACGCACCACGCCACGCTCGACGTCCATCTGATGGAGATGCGGGACCAGAAGCTCAACGTCATCAAGAGCTTCGGCGCGCGCGAACCGATTGACACCCAGTTGGTCTGCGATCTCGTCGCCAACCCCGACGACAACCAGCAGTACGAAATCGACATCTGA
- a CDS encoding ABC transporter ATP-binding protein gives MADVVLETRNLTMRFGGVTAVDNVNFKLRRGELRCLIGPNGAGKTTFFRCLTGILKPTAGEVFIDDIETTGWDPQYVARMGIGIKTQVPSVMDGLSVRENVWLSAYRLSGAREADRIAAEVIERLGLGDIARSTVGRLAHGERQRVELGIVVAARPWLVLLDEPAAGMTGEEVERMVGIIHEINRDAALIIVEHDMQFIRSIAAQITVFSQGAVLMEDTVEAVMSDSRVRDVYLGKRG, from the coding sequence ATGGCTGACGTCGTCCTCGAGACCCGCAACCTCACCATGCGGTTCGGCGGCGTCACCGCCGTCGACAACGTCAATTTCAAGCTCCGCCGCGGCGAGCTTCGCTGCCTGATCGGGCCGAACGGCGCGGGCAAGACCACCTTCTTCCGCTGCCTTACCGGCATCCTCAAGCCGACCGCCGGCGAGGTCTTCATCGACGACATCGAAACCACCGGTTGGGACCCGCAGTACGTCGCGCGCATGGGCATCGGCATCAAGACGCAGGTGCCGAGCGTCATGGACGGTCTGTCGGTGCGCGAGAACGTCTGGCTGTCGGCCTACCGCCTGAGCGGTGCCCGGGAGGCGGATCGCATCGCGGCCGAGGTCATCGAGCGGCTCGGCCTCGGCGACATCGCACGTTCCACCGTCGGACGGCTCGCACACGGCGAACGCCAGCGCGTCGAACTCGGCATCGTGGTCGCAGCGCGCCCCTGGCTGGTGCTCCTGGACGAGCCGGCGGCGGGCATGACCGGCGAGGAGGTCGAGCGCATGGTCGGCATCATCCACGAGATCAACCGCGACGCGGCTTTGATCATCGTCGAGCACGACATGCAGTTCATCCGCTCGATCGCGGCACAGATTACCGTCTTCTCGCAGGGAGCCGTGCTGATGGAAGACACGGTCGAGGCCGTCATGAGCGACAGCCGCGTGCGCGACGTCTACCTGGGCAAGAGGGGCTGA
- a CDS encoding substrate-binding domain-containing protein — protein MIQRSMLRHGAGGRGYTPLSGFDVPDWSYFRGAGRNRIAVMVPMSGSAGIWGPSCISCAQLAADEINRHRGIGDREVELVFLDADDSVVDSAVETIAGLVDDGGVSAVVGMHVSSVRQRLNEVLRGRIPYVYTPLYEGNERAPGCFAIGETPAEQLAPAIRRLAETLKVRRWALVGNDYVWPRASHRFAKDRIAEAGGQVVFETYVPFGIEEPVELVERVAAAKPDIVLLSLIGQEAVEFNRVFGAMRLDRSIVRFSTAIEENVLLATGADGTRRLYAASAYFASLRSDANLSFVERYRTLHGERAPVLNALGQSIYEGMHFYSALRDGKRARRAPIVYRSARGGTYFDNERKANPIYLARADEHLFSVIERLV, from the coding sequence ATGATCCAGCGATCGATGTTGCGCCACGGGGCGGGCGGCCGCGGCTACACGCCGCTGTCCGGCTTCGACGTTCCCGATTGGTCGTATTTTCGAGGCGCCGGGCGAAACCGCATCGCGGTCATGGTCCCGATGAGCGGGTCCGCCGGCATCTGGGGGCCTTCCTGCATCTCCTGCGCCCAACTGGCGGCCGACGAGATCAACCGGCACCGGGGAATCGGCGATCGGGAGGTGGAACTGGTCTTCCTCGATGCCGACGATTCGGTGGTGGACAGTGCGGTCGAAACGATCGCCGGCCTGGTGGATGATGGCGGCGTGAGCGCCGTCGTCGGCATGCATGTCAGTTCCGTCCGGCAGCGGTTGAACGAGGTCCTGCGCGGACGCATTCCCTATGTCTACACGCCGCTCTACGAAGGCAACGAGCGCGCGCCGGGCTGCTTCGCCATCGGCGAGACGCCCGCCGAACAGCTCGCGCCGGCCATCCGTCGTCTTGCGGAGACGCTGAAGGTTCGCCGATGGGCGCTGGTCGGAAACGACTATGTTTGGCCGCGCGCCTCCCACCGGTTCGCCAAGGACCGCATCGCCGAAGCGGGAGGGCAGGTGGTGTTCGAGACCTATGTGCCCTTCGGTATCGAGGAACCCGTGGAACTCGTGGAACGTGTCGCGGCCGCGAAGCCCGATATCGTTCTGCTCTCGCTGATTGGCCAGGAGGCGGTCGAGTTCAACCGGGTCTTCGGCGCGATGCGGCTCGACCGGTCGATCGTGCGGTTCTCCACCGCGATCGAAGAGAACGTGCTGCTGGCGACCGGGGCCGACGGCACGCGCAGGCTCTATGCCGCGTCTGCTTACTTCGCCAGCCTGCGCAGCGATGCGAACCTCTCTTTCGTGGAGCGATACCGCACCCTGCATGGCGAACGGGCGCCGGTTCTCAACGCACTCGGCCAATCCATCTACGAAGGCATGCATTTCTACTCCGCCCTCAGGGACGGCAAGCGCGCGCGCCGAGCGCCGATCGTTTATCGCAGCGCCCGCGGCGGCACCTATTTCGACAACGAGCGGAAGGCAAATCCAATCTATCTGGCCCGCGCCGACGAACATTTGTTCTCGGTCATCGAACGCCTGGTCTGA
- a CDS encoding flotillin family protein, with amino-acid sequence MAWFLALVVLVVVVVLGVLFLNRFYAKSTRETALVRTGLGGRRILMDGGAVALPILHRIERINMRTMRLKIERQGPQALISEDRLRVDVSMEFHVRVEPTDAGIATAAQAFGSKSFREEEMQGLIEGKLVDAIQSAVASRSMDELHERRDAFVEAVAERLSANLARSGLMLDSVSLVRLDQTPFNALDENNAFNAVGMRKLAELVSHNKKARVQVETETDVEVRRRQLEQTKQRLMIEREQEEAELAKRLDLERRRIDLDTEIHNARTEADRIAEEARIAKAGEVKRAEIERDLVLRKHEIEAMLAVETAKIDNAIRIAAKRGEEQAAEAGFETARTKLVKAQEAVQTERDMAAAERMRQLALLKARENAEVEDQKVKAQVDTILELAKAEGNAVQVRAEAERHRLISESEGKAAMIEAENAQSEQILRLRLELHKLDMLPEIAAQMVKPAEKIDSIRINHISGLGSLGGGSGAGEGGSGSGGGFQSALDSIMGMAIGFPALKKLGEEIGVEMDANLGARALDAINRTPVRKKD; translated from the coding sequence GTGGCCTGGTTTCTAGCCCTCGTCGTACTGGTCGTAGTCGTCGTACTCGGCGTTCTCTTCCTCAACCGCTTCTATGCCAAGTCGACGCGCGAGACCGCGCTGGTGCGCACCGGCCTAGGGGGACGCCGCATCTTGATGGACGGCGGCGCGGTGGCGCTTCCGATCCTTCACCGCATCGAGCGCATCAACATGCGCACGATGAGGCTCAAGATCGAGCGCCAGGGTCCCCAGGCACTGATTTCCGAGGACCGGCTGCGAGTCGACGTCTCGATGGAGTTCCACGTTCGGGTCGAGCCAACCGACGCCGGCATTGCCACCGCCGCGCAGGCTTTCGGCTCGAAGTCCTTCCGCGAGGAGGAGATGCAGGGGCTGATCGAGGGCAAGCTTGTCGATGCGATCCAGTCCGCCGTCGCCAGCCGCTCGATGGACGAACTGCACGAGCGGCGCGACGCCTTCGTGGAGGCGGTCGCCGAGCGCCTTTCAGCCAATCTCGCCCGTTCCGGCCTGATGCTCGATTCGGTTTCGCTGGTGCGCCTCGACCAGACACCGTTCAACGCGCTCGACGAGAACAACGCCTTCAATGCCGTCGGCATGAGGAAACTCGCCGAACTGGTCAGCCACAACAAGAAGGCCCGCGTGCAGGTCGAGACCGAGACCGACGTCGAGGTGCGGCGCCGGCAGCTCGAGCAGACCAAGCAGCGGCTGATGATCGAGCGCGAGCAGGAGGAGGCCGAACTCGCCAAGCGGCTCGACCTCGAGCGGCGCCGGATCGATCTAGACACCGAAATTCACAATGCCCGCACCGAAGCGGACCGCATCGCCGAGGAAGCCCGCATCGCCAAGGCCGGCGAGGTCAAGCGCGCCGAGATCGAGCGCGATCTCGTGCTGCGCAAGCACGAGATCGAGGCGATGCTCGCGGTGGAGACCGCCAAGATCGACAACGCCATCCGCATCGCGGCCAAGCGCGGCGAGGAGCAGGCGGCGGAAGCCGGCTTCGAGACCGCCCGCACGAAGCTGGTCAAAGCCCAAGAGGCGGTCCAGACCGAGCGCGACATGGCCGCAGCCGAGCGCATGCGTCAGCTTGCGCTCCTGAAGGCGCGCGAGAATGCCGAGGTCGAGGACCAGAAGGTGAAGGCGCAGGTCGACACCATCCTCGAACTTGCCAAGGCAGAGGGCAATGCCGTCCAGGTCAGAGCCGAGGCAGAGCGTCACCGCCTGATCTCGGAATCCGAAGGCAAGGCCGCCATGATCGAGGCGGAGAACGCGCAGAGCGAACAGATCCTGCGGCTGAGGCTGGAACTGCACAAGCTCGACATGCTGCCGGAGATCGCCGCCCAGATGGTGAAGCCGGCCGAAAAGATCGACTCTATCCGCATCAACCACATTTCGGGCCTGGGTTCGTTGGGCGGAGGAAGTGGAGCCGGAGAGGGAGGCAGCGGCAGTGGCGGAGGTTTCCAGTCGGCGCTCGATTCCATCATGGGCATGGCCATCGGCTTCCCCGCGCTGAAGAAGCTCGGCGAGGAGATCGGCGTGGAGATGGACGCCAATCTCGGTGCCCGCGCGCTGGACGCTATCAACCGCACGCCCGTGCGCAAGAAAGACTGA
- a CDS encoding DUF2735 domain-containing protein encodes MVTEFARPSAQIYHFPVSAEARRKARERRFDLRQPLAEASAAAVVDGSWYHEEAMREESGTKR; translated from the coding sequence ATGGTCACGGAATTCGCTCGGCCTTCGGCCCAGATCTATCACTTTCCGGTGAGCGCCGAAGCGCGCCGCAAAGCCAGGGAACGCCGCTTCGATCTCAGACAGCCGCTTGCTGAAGCGTCCGCCGCGGCGGTTGTCGATGGAAGCTGGTACCACGAGGAAGCCATGCGCGAGGAAAGCGGGACCAAGCGCTGA
- a CDS encoding ABC transporter permease subunit: protein MDLAAVFILEILYSIAVLVLISAGLAVVFGMMRVINLAHGEFMMMGGYATIVAVKAGVNVYVAMLIVAPLAVGLIGLVVERLVIRFLYGRLVDTMLATWGLSLAFTGAAVMIFGNTTTGVSTPIEGFTLGAYQINGYNFFIIIVSILLLVASYIVLRGTRLGLVARGTMQSADMASALGYSPDRVYMTTFFVGSALAGLAGGVLAPLVGLVPTWGTLYIAKAFITVISGGASIVLGLLSSATVFGLVSQTFTFLSGPVIGEVALLVAAIVLLRLLPQGITGRFFKGRL from the coding sequence ATGGACCTCGCAGCCGTCTTCATCCTCGAAATCCTCTATTCGATCGCGGTTCTGGTTCTGATCAGCGCCGGGCTGGCGGTCGTGTTCGGGATGATGCGCGTCATCAACCTCGCCCATGGCGAGTTCATGATGATGGGCGGCTACGCGACAATCGTCGCCGTCAAGGCGGGGGTGAACGTTTATGTCGCGATGTTGATCGTGGCGCCGCTCGCCGTCGGCCTGATCGGGCTCGTCGTGGAACGGCTCGTGATCCGCTTCCTCTACGGGCGGCTCGTCGACACGATGCTTGCCACCTGGGGGCTCAGCCTCGCCTTCACGGGCGCGGCGGTCATGATCTTCGGCAACACGACGACCGGCGTCTCGACGCCGATCGAGGGCTTCACCCTCGGCGCCTACCAGATCAACGGCTACAACTTCTTCATCATCATCGTATCGATCCTGCTGCTGGTCGCTTCCTATATCGTCCTGCGCGGCACCCGGCTCGGCCTCGTCGCCCGCGGCACCATGCAGAGCGCCGACATGGCCTCGGCCCTCGGCTACAGCCCCGACCGGGTCTACATGACGACCTTCTTCGTCGGTTCGGCGCTTGCCGGGCTTGCCGGGGGCGTGCTCGCGCCGCTCGTCGGCCTCGTGCCGACGTGGGGCACGCTCTATATCGCCAAGGCCTTCATCACCGTCATCTCCGGTGGCGCCTCTATCGTCCTCGGCCTGCTCTCCAGCGCGACCGTCTTCGGCCTCGTGTCGCAGACCTTCACCTTCCTCTCCGGGCCGGTCATCGGCGAAGTGGCGCTTCTGGTTGCCGCCATCGTGCTGTTGCGCCTACTGCCTCAGGGCATCACCGGCCGCTTCTTCAAGGGACGCCTCTGA
- a CDS encoding glutamine synthetase beta-grasp domain-containing protein yields the protein MTKYKLEYIWLDGYTPVPNLRGKTQVREFSDFPTLEELPLWGFDGSSTMQAEGRNSDCVLKPVALYPDPARANGILVMCEVMMPDGETPHPSNMRATILDDDGAWFGFEQEYFFFKDGRPLGFPTSGYPAPQGPYYTGVGYKNVGDVARQIVEEHLDLCIAAGINHEGINAEVAKGQWEFQIFGKGSKKAADQIWMARYLLERLTEKYGIDIEYHCKPLGDTDWNGSGMHCNFSTTYLREVGGKEYFEALMAAFEKNLMDHIAVYGPDNDKRLTGKHETAPWNKFSYGVADRGASIRVPHSFIRNDYKGYLEDRRPNSQGDPYQIASQVLKTIASVPTGAEGSVSAAA from the coding sequence ATGACCAAGTACAAACTGGAGTACATCTGGCTCGACGGCTACACCCCGGTTCCCAACCTCCGCGGCAAGACGCAGGTCAGAGAATTCAGTGACTTCCCTACCCTCGAAGAGCTTCCGCTGTGGGGCTTCGACGGCTCGTCGACCATGCAGGCGGAAGGCCGCAACTCGGATTGCGTCCTCAAGCCGGTGGCGCTCTACCCCGATCCGGCCCGCGCAAACGGCATTCTCGTCATGTGCGAGGTCATGATGCCCGATGGCGAGACGCCGCATCCGAGCAACATGCGCGCCACGATCCTGGATGACGACGGCGCCTGGTTTGGCTTCGAGCAGGAGTACTTCTTCTTCAAGGACGGCCGTCCGCTCGGCTTCCCGACCTCCGGTTATCCCGCGCCGCAGGGTCCCTATTACACCGGCGTCGGCTACAAGAACGTCGGCGACGTTGCACGCCAGATCGTCGAGGAGCATCTCGACCTGTGCATTGCGGCCGGCATCAACCACGAAGGCATCAATGCCGAAGTCGCCAAGGGCCAGTGGGAATTCCAGATCTTCGGAAAGGGTTCCAAGAAGGCCGCGGATCAGATCTGGATGGCGCGCTACCTGCTGGAGCGGCTGACCGAGAAGTACGGCATCGACATCGAGTATCACTGCAAGCCGCTGGGTGACACCGACTGGAACGGCTCGGGCATGCACTGCAATTTCTCGACCACCTACCTGCGCGAGGTGGGCGGCAAGGAGTATTTCGAGGCGCTGATGGCGGCCTTCGAGAAGAACCTGATGGACCACATCGCGGTCTACGGCCCGGACAACGACAAGCGCCTGACCGGCAAGCACGAGACGGCTCCCTGGAACAAGTTCTCCTACGGCGTCGCCGACCGTGGTGCCTCGATCCGGGTGCCGCACTCGTTCATCCGCAACGATTACAAGGGCTATCTCGAGGATCGCCGTCCGAACTCGCAGGGCGACCCCTACCAGATCGCCAGCCAGGTTCTGAAGACGATCGCCTCCGTGCCGACCGGCGCCGAAGGATCCGTCTCGGCCGCAGCCTGA
- a CDS encoding branched-chain amino acid ABC transporter permease yields the protein MDRSALRDAPWVVAAGIVVMFAAPLILNFYTLTLLVIYGMLALSLGLIWGFGGILCFGQAAFYGLGAYAYAISAANIGESTVPMLLAIAIPFVFAFLLGAMMFYGRLTDVYMGVITLVVTLIFFRFMNTTAGPEYQIGQARLGGYNGIPGYQTLNVPGDASAYIWDESLYYTCFVILLVVYVLVRLLLASPFGRIAVAIRENENRVELMGYDARLRKSVLFAIGGGIAGLAGALYASWAEIVTPGLFSLGQSAEIIIWCIVGGLGTLVGPVLGAAVLGYLKFALGQQTAVDNVLVMGLILVVVVLVLPRGVVPSLITAFSRSSRRRGPGSRRRRGPRGARADG from the coding sequence ATGGACCGCAGCGCCCTTCGAGACGCGCCCTGGGTCGTGGCGGCGGGCATCGTCGTGATGTTCGCGGCGCCGCTGATCCTGAATTTCTACACGCTCACGCTGCTGGTGATCTACGGCATGCTTGCGCTGAGCCTCGGCCTTATCTGGGGCTTCGGCGGCATCCTGTGTTTCGGCCAGGCCGCGTTTTACGGGTTAGGCGCTTATGCCTACGCCATCTCGGCCGCCAACATCGGCGAGAGCACGGTACCGATGCTCCTGGCGATCGCCATCCCCTTCGTCTTCGCATTCCTGCTCGGCGCGATGATGTTCTACGGCAGGCTCACGGACGTCTACATGGGCGTCATCACGCTGGTCGTGACGCTGATCTTCTTCCGCTTCATGAACACGACGGCGGGACCGGAATACCAGATCGGGCAGGCCCGCCTCGGCGGCTACAACGGCATCCCTGGCTACCAGACACTCAACGTGCCGGGTGACGCCTCCGCCTACATCTGGGACGAGAGCCTCTACTACACCTGCTTCGTCATCCTGCTCGTCGTCTACGTGCTGGTGCGGCTCTTGCTGGCGAGTCCGTTCGGCCGCATCGCCGTAGCCATCCGGGAAAACGAGAACCGCGTCGAGCTGATGGGCTACGACGCACGACTTCGCAAGAGCGTCCTCTTCGCGATCGGCGGCGGCATCGCGGGGCTCGCGGGCGCGCTCTATGCCTCCTGGGCCGAGATCGTGACGCCCGGTCTCTTCTCGCTCGGCCAGTCGGCCGAGATCATCATCTGGTGCATCGTCGGAGGTCTCGGCACGCTGGTCGGACCCGTCCTGGGCGCGGCGGTTCTCGGCTACCTGAAATTCGCGCTCGGCCAGCAGACGGCGGTCGACAACGTGCTCGTCATGGGCCTGATCCTCGTCGTCGTCGTGCTCGTCCTGCCGCGCGGCGTGGTGCCGTCGCTGATCACTGCCTTCAGCCGCTCGTCGCGCCGCAGAGGCCCCGGGAGCAGGCGACGCCGCGGACCCAGGGGAGCGCGCGCCGATGGCTGA
- a CDS encoding BA14K family protein, producing MKKFITTLCAAAISVSFAGTGLAQTAAGGVQTVAPPTSSDARVIQVQGMDYHGVGPRWNRGGRHFRDGRHYRGRIPHYRGYRGHHRYRPGYRRHGNFWYPGAAFIAGAIISGAINNANRSGSPHIQWCYDKYRSYRASDNTYQPYHGPRQQCYSPYS from the coding sequence ATGAAAAAGTTTATCACAACGCTCTGTGCCGCGGCGATCAGCGTTTCCTTCGCAGGGACGGGATTGGCGCAGACGGCAGCCGGCGGCGTGCAGACCGTGGCCCCGCCGACGTCTAGTGATGCGCGCGTTATCCAGGTGCAGGGCATGGACTACCACGGCGTCGGTCCTCGCTGGAATCGCGGCGGGCGTCATTTCCGCGATGGCCGTCACTACAGGGGTCGCATCCCGCACTATCGGGGTTACCGCGGCCACCACCGCTATCGGCCTGGTTACCGTCGCCACGGAAACTTCTGGTATCCCGGCGCGGCATTCATCGCGGGCGCGATCATTTCCGGCGCTATCAACAACGCCAATCGCTCGGGCAGCCCGCACATCCAGTGGTGTTACGACAAGTATAGGTCCTACCGTGCGTCGGATAACACCTACCAGCCCTACCACGGGCCGCGTCAGCAGTGCTATTCGCCCTACAGCTGA
- a CDS encoding MarR family winged helix-turn-helix transcriptional regulator, translating to MTERSLSDYLAYLVAQTHRKLHGDLERELQSEGVSVEQWRMLEVLSDRNGRSMGEIADLVLMNHPALTKMTDKMVARGLVHRAPDPQDQRRVLVYTTDRGKALFDRVRGHVEEQNSALEEHLGHKGSAALRKLLESVIEAGGEDRPIR from the coding sequence GTGACCGAACGATCGCTGAGCGATTACCTCGCCTATCTCGTGGCGCAGACCCATCGAAAGCTGCATGGCGACCTGGAGCGCGAACTTCAGTCGGAGGGCGTCAGCGTGGAACAGTGGCGCATGCTGGAGGTGCTGAGCGACCGCAACGGCCGCTCCATGGGAGAGATCGCCGACCTCGTGCTGATGAACCACCCGGCGCTGACGAAGATGACCGACAAGATGGTGGCGCGCGGCCTTGTGCATAGGGCGCCCGATCCGCAGGACCAGCGCCGCGTGCTCGTCTACACGACCGATCGTGGGAAAGCCCTGTTCGACCGGGTGCGTGGCCATGTGGAAGAGCAGAATTCGGCGCTGGAAGAGCATCTCGGCCACAAGGGCTCGGCTGCACTCCGCAAACTGCTCGAAAGCGTAATCGAAGCCGGTGGGGAAGATCGCCCCATCCGCTAG